One Pirellulales bacterium genomic window carries:
- a CDS encoding alpha/beta hydrolase, with translation MILPPAAADKRPIPWVWYAPTLAGLPGDSERWMFERFVAAGIGIAGIDVGESYGSPDGQTKYTRFYETLVNERGFSPLPVLLGRSRGGLMLLCWACENADKVSGIAGIYPVCNIASYPGVAKAAGAYGLTADDLQSKLSRFNPPDRLEALAKAKVPLFAIHGDVDTTVPLEHNSALIATRYAALSGKMELLVPKGQGHNMWPGFFECPELVAFVLRNARALDQ, from the coding sequence TTGATCCTGCCCCCGGCGGCCGCAGATAAACGCCCGATTCCGTGGGTGTGGTACGCACCGACACTCGCCGGATTGCCCGGTGACTCCGAACGTTGGATGTTCGAACGGTTCGTGGCCGCAGGGATTGGCATCGCTGGGATTGACGTAGGAGAATCCTACGGCAGCCCAGATGGCCAGACGAAATACACGCGATTTTACGAGACTTTGGTAAACGAGCGCGGATTTTCTCCTCTGCCCGTGCTGCTGGGACGCAGCCGTGGAGGATTAATGTTGCTTTGCTGGGCCTGTGAGAACGCCGATAAGGTCAGCGGCATCGCGGGCATTTATCCCGTCTGCAATATCGCCAGTTATCCGGGCGTTGCAAAGGCGGCAGGCGCGTATGGTCTGACGGCCGACGACCTACAGTCGAAACTCTCCCGATTCAATCCACCCGATCGCCTGGAAGCTCTCGCGAAAGCGAAGGTGCCGCTGTTTGCCATTCACGGCGACGTCGATACTACAGTGCCGCTAGAGCACAATTCTGCCCTGATCGCCACGCGCTATGCCGCGCTGTCCGGAAAGATGGAACTTCTGGTTCCCAAAGGGCAAGGTCACAACATGTGGCCGGGGTTTTTCGAATGTCCGGAGCTAGTCGCGTTTGTGCTTCGAAATGCGCGCGCTCTGGATCAGTAA